In the genome of Populus trichocarpa isolate Nisqually-1 chromosome 6, P.trichocarpa_v4.1, whole genome shotgun sequence, one region contains:
- the LOC7473565 gene encoding protein STRICTOSIDINE SYNTHASE-LIKE 2 isoform X2: protein MAMSSKLFLTATITALTSSLIAINHEFLYHRPSVVEKISSGREWEALQLEGAIGPESFAFHRLAGGPYAGISDGRVVRWEEHERRWINFSFASQERDGCGGPRDHQQTEHICGRPLGLCFDETHGDLYIADAYMGLLRVGTQGGLATKIVTHAQGIPLRFTNGLDIDQSSGAIYFTDSSSQYQRRQYLSVVLSGDKSGRLMKYDPVNKQVRVLLSNLTFPNGVALSKDGNFILLAETTRCRILRYWIKTSKAGTVEVFAQLQGFPDNIKRSPRGGYWVGMNSRREKLSELLFSYPWIGNVLLKLPLDIAMLQSTLSKYRGSGLAVRLSENGDILEVFEDNDGDGLKSISEVMEKDGRLWIGSIALPFAGRYRI, encoded by the exons ATGGCCATGAGCTCAAAGCTATTCTTAACAGCAACTATCACAGCTCTAACCTCTTCCTTAATTGCAATTAATCATGAGTTTTTGTATCACCGTCCATCCGTTGTAGAAAAGATTTCTAGTGGTAGGGAATGGGAAGCTCTTCAACTTGAGGGTGCAATCGGGCCTGAAAGTTTTGCATTCCACCGGCTCGCCGGGGGTCCCTACGCCGGAATATCTGACGGTCGAGTCGTCAGGTGGGAAGAACATGAAAGGCGCTGGATCAATTTTTCCTTTGCTTCTCAAGAGAG GGACGGCTGTGGAGGGCCACGTGATCACCAACAGACGGAGCACATTTGCGGGCGTCCATTGGGTTTATGCTTCGACGAAACACACGGTGATCTATACATTGCTGATGCTTACATGGGATTACTTAGGGTGGGGACCCAAGGTGGCTTGGCCACCAAGATCGTGACACATGCACAAGGAATTCCCTTGAGATTCACTAATGGTTTGGACATCGACCAATCAAGTGGTGCCATTTATTTTACCGATAGTAGCTCACAGTATCAAAGAAG GCAATATCTCTCAGTGGTATTGAGTGGGGATAAATCAGGAAGACTAATGAAATATGATCCAGTAAACAAACAAGTGAGAGTTCTTCTCAGCAACCTCACGTTTCCAAATGGAGTAGCTCTAAGCAAAGATGGCAACTTCATTTTATTAGCTGAGACCACCAGATGTAGAATTTTAAGGTATTGGATAAAAACGTCGAAAGCTGGAACTGTCGAAGTCTTTGCTCAACTACAGGGTTTCCCGGATAACATAAAAAGGAGCCCTAGAGGAGGATACTGGGTTGGTATGAATTCAAGGAGAGAGAAGCTTTCTGAGTTGTTATTTTCATATCCATGGATAGGGAATGTTCTGCTTAAGCTTCCACTCGACATAGCGATGCTCCAATCAACTCTGTCCAAGTATAGAGGGAGTGGCTTGGCAGTGAGGTTGAGTGAGAATGGTGACATACTGGAAGTGTTCGAAGACAACGACGGAGATGGGTTGAAGTCTATAAGTGAGGTAATGGAGAAAGATGGGAGATTATGGATAGGGTCGATAGCTTTACCTTTTGCTGGAAGGTATAGGATATGA
- the LOC7473565 gene encoding protein STRICTOSIDINE SYNTHASE-LIKE 2 isoform X1 has product MAMSSKLFLTATITALTSSLIAINHEFLYHRPSVVEKISSGREWEALQLEGAIGPESFAFHRLAGGPYAGISDGRVVRWEEHERRWINFSFASQESARARQLKKVPIVGAFGPESFAFDSLGKGPYASLSDGRIVKWQGNRKGWTDFAVASPNRDGCGGPRDHQQTEHICGRPLGLCFDETHGDLYIADAYMGLLRVGTQGGLATKIVTHAQGIPLRFTNGLDIDQSSGAIYFTDSSSQYQRRQYLSVVLSGDKSGRLMKYDPVNKQVRVLLSNLTFPNGVALSKDGNFILLAETTRCRILRYWIKTSKAGTVEVFAQLQGFPDNIKRSPRGGYWVGMNSRREKLSELLFSYPWIGNVLLKLPLDIAMLQSTLSKYRGSGLAVRLSENGDILEVFEDNDGDGLKSISEVMEKDGRLWIGSIALPFAGRYRI; this is encoded by the exons ATGGCCATGAGCTCAAAGCTATTCTTAACAGCAACTATCACAGCTCTAACCTCTTCCTTAATTGCAATTAATCATGAGTTTTTGTATCACCGTCCATCCGTTGTAGAAAAGATTTCTAGTGGTAGGGAATGGGAAGCTCTTCAACTTGAGGGTGCAATCGGGCCTGAAAGTTTTGCATTCCACCGGCTCGCCGGGGGTCCCTACGCCGGAATATCTGACGGTCGAGTCGTCAGGTGGGAAGAACATGAAAGGCGCTGGATCAATTTTTCCTTTGCTTCTCAAGAGAG TGCCAGAGCTAGACAACTCAAAAAGGTTCCGATTGTGGGTGCTTTTGGGCCTGAAAGCTTTGCATTTGATTCGCTTGGTAAGGGTCCCTATGCCAGTTTATCGGATGGCAGGATAGTCAAATGGCAAGGAAATAGAAAGGGATGGACAGATTTTGCCGTGGCTTCTCCAAATAG GGACGGCTGTGGAGGGCCACGTGATCACCAACAGACGGAGCACATTTGCGGGCGTCCATTGGGTTTATGCTTCGACGAAACACACGGTGATCTATACATTGCTGATGCTTACATGGGATTACTTAGGGTGGGGACCCAAGGTGGCTTGGCCACCAAGATCGTGACACATGCACAAGGAATTCCCTTGAGATTCACTAATGGTTTGGACATCGACCAATCAAGTGGTGCCATTTATTTTACCGATAGTAGCTCACAGTATCAAAGAAG GCAATATCTCTCAGTGGTATTGAGTGGGGATAAATCAGGAAGACTAATGAAATATGATCCAGTAAACAAACAAGTGAGAGTTCTTCTCAGCAACCTCACGTTTCCAAATGGAGTAGCTCTAAGCAAAGATGGCAACTTCATTTTATTAGCTGAGACCACCAGATGTAGAATTTTAAGGTATTGGATAAAAACGTCGAAAGCTGGAACTGTCGAAGTCTTTGCTCAACTACAGGGTTTCCCGGATAACATAAAAAGGAGCCCTAGAGGAGGATACTGGGTTGGTATGAATTCAAGGAGAGAGAAGCTTTCTGAGTTGTTATTTTCATATCCATGGATAGGGAATGTTCTGCTTAAGCTTCCACTCGACATAGCGATGCTCCAATCAACTCTGTCCAAGTATAGAGGGAGTGGCTTGGCAGTGAGGTTGAGTGAGAATGGTGACATACTGGAAGTGTTCGAAGACAACGACGGAGATGGGTTGAAGTCTATAAGTGAGGTAATGGAGAAAGATGGGAGATTATGGATAGGGTCGATAGCTTTACCTTTTGCTGGAAGGTATAGGATATGA